The window GATACGCCTTTCATTCAGCTATTATGAAAACCAGTCCGGGCGAAATATAGGAAGGATTTATCTGAGCGGTGGTACGGCGAAGGGCATGAATATCGGCGATATACTGCATGAACGCCTGGATGTGGACGTAGAACTATGGGAACCTAGTGTATCTATGGCGATGGAGAGCCCCATTAAAAAAGAGTTGGCGGATTCGCTAAAATATCAGATGAGCACGGCAATAGGCCTTGCTCTAAGGCGATAATCATATGATAGAGATCAATTTACTGCCTCATGAAATCAAAAGGAAGAGAAGAAAGATAGAGCTTCCTGATATATCTTTCCTGCCTGTGCTCGCCGGCTTTCTGGGGGTTATAATCATAATCCATCTCTTTGTCGGGCTTATGGTGGCAATGAAAGCCAAGACCTTCAAAGGGCTTGAGCGAAAATGGCAGTCTGTTTTACCAAACAAGGAGGAAGCGGATAATATAAAGGCGGAACTTACCAGCACGAGGACTAAAATAGACACCATAGACAAGCTTATAGAAACGAGACGCAGTTGGGCGGTCAGGCTTAATGATATCAGTGATTCTATGATACCCGGCGTATGGCTTAATAAGCTCTGGCTGGAGAAGCGGGTTATTATACAGGAAGCGTCGTCGGCAAAAATCAATTCCGGAGAAGGCGCCGCTAAAGCAGCGAAAGAACCCAAAAAGACGATAATAAGGACTTTGCATTTAAACGGCAGCGTTATTGCCGGAGGCGGGGAAGAGACTGCCGTTATCGGTAAATTTATAAGAAGCCTTAAAGATAACAAGAATTTTATGCCGGATTTCAGCGATATAGAATCGGCCTCAATACAGCGGACTAAATTGAAGGACGCGGAAGTAATGGACTTCGAGCTTATTTGCTATTTTAAATAGAAATAGCTCTCAGCCATCAGCTCTCAGCTATCAGCTGAAAGCTGACGACTGAAAGCTGAAAGCTGAAAATGGACATGGATTTTTTGAAAAAAGCAAAGAAGAACGAAATATTAGCCCTTACCGGATTAATATGCGCCGGCATACTCGTGGGCTATTTTCTGCTTTTCTTGAATCCGATGCTGTCAAAGTTATTTGACGTTTCGCGCAAAGTCGCCAAGCTGCAAAGCGATCTTTCCATCGCGGAACTATCTATAGACAGCATGCCTAAGATGAAAAAAGAGATAGCCGACCTAAAAAATAAGGCGTTAAGCTATATTAATAAACTTCCAAAAGAAGAGGAGCTGCCGGCGCTTCTGGAAAGCCTTTCTATGATGGCTCAGGGTGCGGATGTCAAGATAACGAAAATAGTGCCCATAAAAGATACAGAAGTTGTAAAAGACGCCAAAACTCCCAAGGCCAGTATATATGAGGAAAAGGGCATACTGGTACATGCGCAGTGCGGATACCACCAGTTAGGTACGTTTATCGCGCAGCTTGAAAATGCCGAGCGGTTTATGGATATATCCGACATCACTATAGAGAGTATTAGGACCACGCCTAAACGGCATAATGTCCAGCTTATAGTCAAGACGTTTGTCTTAAAGGATAAAACCAAATGAGAAAACAGGCAGCTTTAACGAGCGCAATTTTTTTTATTTTTCTCTTTCTCGTCCCTGCCGAAGGCCAGGTATATAAGTATTACAGTAAGGGCAAAAGAGACCCCTTTATACCCCTAGTAACCGGCGAAGTAAGGACAAGTTTGGGGCTACAGGCGGTGGAGGATATAGACGACGTAAGGTTAGAGGGCGTAATATTTGACCCTAACGGCAAATCCATAGTAGTGCTGAACGACGAGATCCTAAAGGAAGGGGATAAGATGTATAATGTGGAAGTGCTGAAGATTACTAAGGATTCAGTTACTATAAAGGTCCATGACAGGATGCATACGATCAGCCTGGTCGAGGAAGGAGGCAAGGAGAGTTGAAGAAAAAAATAATATTTTTAGGCGTCTTACTCACATTTTTTATAGCAATAAACGGAAATTTGCATTCCCGGGCCGAGGATGTAACCGGGGGTTCGTTTCTCACAGAGGCTCCCGCAATTGACGCAGAGAATGGCGCGGATGCGGCTCAGACAGGGCCGCCGGCCGACACACAAGCGGAACCGGAGATAGAGGCCTCAAAAGAAAAGTCCGAATATGATATGATGAGCGAAAGGATAGCCCCGGGAAACATAACGGTAGATTTCAAAGAAGCGGACATACGGACGGTGCTTCGCATTCTCTCCGAAAAAAGCGGGGTGAATATAGTGGCTAGTAAAGATGTTGCGGGAACGATAACCATTCGCTTAAATAACGTATATTGGGAAAAGGCGCTTGATATTATCTGCAAGAATTACGGCTATGCCTTTGAGCGGGACGGAAATATTATCAGGGTGACGACCGTAGAAAATTTGAAGCAGGAAGAATTGACCACGGAAGTCTTTTCCCTGAATTATGCAAATGCGGAAGATGTCGCAGTGGCCGTAGCGGAGATGCTTAGCTCGCGCGGCAAGGATAAAGTAAAGTTTGACGAGAGAACGAACGTATTGATAGTGACCGACATACCTACAAACCTCTATAAAATAAGGCAGGTTGTGGATAAGCTGGATAAGAGGACGCCGCAGGTCCTGATAGAAGCCAAGATTATAGAGACGACGCTTGTTGATACTGAAAATCTCGGGATAGACTGGACCGTGAAATTGTCGGCCTACGGTGCAAAGAGGCCGATAACGTTTCCGTTTACCGTATCAGGCACATTGTCTTATTTGGGCATACCAAAAGACATGTGGAATACTTTTATGCCGAGGGTCGAAGGTACTACCGACACGACAACCACCGGTTCAGGCGGGGTCACTGTTACCGATACAGATAGTTTTTTTCCTATTGAGTTGGGACAATTTAGGCAATGGAGCGATTCGCCGTTTCCCCTTACGGAGGCGGATCAATTTACGTTCGGCACGCTTGACTTTTCGCAATTTTCGCTTGTCCTTGAATATCTGAAATCGCGCCGGGATACTAATGTTCTTTCAAATCCGCGGATTGCCACATTGAATAACCAGGAAGCAAATATACTTGTCGGCACCATATTGGCTATACCGAAGTTTGAGAGAAACCCCGACACCGGCACGATGGAAGTGACGGGTTATACCGAAAAGGATCTCGGTATCAAGCTGAACGTAATACCGCATATAAACGCTTCGGGCGATATAGTGGTGGATCTCAGGCCTGAGATCTCTGATTTGCTCGGGTTTGATACGCTTGACGCGTCAAGGGGGCTGGTAGCGCCTAGATATTCAACGAGGGAGGCAACGACCCAGATAATGGTCAGGGACGGCGAGACTATTATGATAGGCGGTCTTATAAGAGAAAACACGGTCAATTACAAGAAGAAGGTTCCCTGGTTGGGAGACATACCCGTCCTGGGAAGGGCGCTGTTTACAAAGACGGAAGAAACCATTCAGAAGACGGAGCTGATCATATTTATGACTGTTCATCTAATAAATAGCGATACGTCCGATTTTGGCCTGGTTCCTTCTTCGGCTCTTGTTCCGATGCCCGCTAAGAAGTGATAAGAACGTGAAGTATTCGGCGGTAATCAGGTTTAAAAAGACGGGCATGATGAGGTACATATCCCACCTTGACCTTCTGAGATTATTCCAGAGGGCCTCCAGGAGAGCGGGCCTGCCGCTTTTTCTTACGGAAGGCTTCAATCCGCATCCGAAAATAAAGATCGAGCCTGCGCTTAAGCTGGGGCTGGAAGCCGACGACCTGCGCGCGGAAATCACCCTCACGCAATATATTTTGCCTAAGGATGTATCCGAAAAGCTCGGGAAAGAGCTGCCGCGCGGTATAGAAATTACAGAAGTAGAAGGAGATAAATCCAGATATGAAAAAAGAGATAATAGTTAACGCTACCCCGGAAGAGAGCAGGGTAGCAATTTTAAATAACGGAAGAATAGAGGAATATTATGTTGAAAGGACCTCGGCGCAGCGCCTGGTAAGCAGCGTCTACAAAGGCAAAGTTGAATCTATAATGGCGGGTATCGGCGCAGCTTTCGTAAATATAGGGCTTGAGAAAAACGGCTTTCTTTACGTGGATGATATTATCGAAGAAGGCGCCGCAAATATAGACATCTTGGAAGACGAGCTGGACGCGGATCATAAGAAAAGGGACGCTAACCTGCCGCGCCCGAAGATAACAGATATCTTAAAAAAGGGGCAGGAAGTGCTTGTGCAGGTAGTGAAAGAGCCCTTGGGCACGAAAGGCGCCAGACTTACGGCGCATGTTACTTTACCCGGAAGGTACATCGTCCTCATGGCTCACGATACGCATAAAGGCATCTCCAAAAAGATAAGCGACGCAAAGGAAAGAAAAAGGCTCAAGGCAATAATAGATGAGATCAATCTACCGAAGAATATAGGCGTCATCGTAAGGACTGCCGCGATAGGCCACACGAGGGAAGAATTGCGCCGGGAAGCGAGCTATCTTTACAATCTATATAGGCGCATAGAGAAAATCGCCTCGAGAAAATCGGCGCCGGCCCTGGTCAACGAGGAATACGGGCTTGTGCAGCGCGTGGCGCGGGACAACCTTGCCGAAGACGTAAGTTTCATGATCATAGATTCAAAAGTGGAATACCAAAAGACTTTAGCGCTTTTAAGGATGATGTCGCCAAAACTAAGGACAAAGCTGAAACTGCATACAGCTCCGCAGTCGATATTTGAAAAATTCAATATAGCCGGCGAAATAGAAAAAATATTCGATGCGAGAGTCAATCTTCCGTCAAAGGGATACATAATAATACAGCCGACCGAAGGGCTTGTCGCCATAGATGTGAATAGCGGCGGATTCTCAAGCCGCAACCCCGAAGAGACCTCCTACATAACAAACAAAGAGGCGGCTATCGAGATCGCAAGGCAGTTGAAGTTGAGGGATATGGGCGGCATAATAGTTATAGACTTCATAGACATGGAAGTGAGAGATCACCGGCAGTCAGCTATGCAGATTTTTCTTAACGCGCTTAAAAATGACAAGGCAAAGACAAAGGTACTCAATTTCTCAAGTATCGGGCTCGTGGAAATGACAAGGCAGAGAGTCAGGAAAAGCCTTGAAGGGGCGTCGCATAACACATGTCCGTACTGCGGAGGCAGAGGAACAGTAAAGTCGCTCGCGACCATGTCGATAGAATTATTAGGGCTTCTAGAGAAGAAGTTGAAGACAGAGCGTTACAAGAAGGTTCAGGTGGCTATAAACGCTGACCTCAAAGAATACCTGCTGCAAAATTATAAAAAAGCTATTAATAATGTTGGAAGAAATGCAAGATGCAATATTATTCTAAACGCCGATAGCCATCTGCATGTTGAAGATGTAAGGGTGAGTATTGGTTAGACTAACAGAAAGATTGCGCTAATATTGCCTTGACATAGTTATATGAATATGATATATTACAACTTCTTTGCGAGAAATAGTGGTCCCTCGAATGCTATTTTCATCGTGTTCTAGGGGCAAATTTTTGCACACAAAAATTTGGAGATCAAAATGGAGTATGCTATAGTAGAAGTAGGCGGCAATCAGTTTAAAGTCAAAAAAGGCGATGTCATAAAAGCCGGCAAATTTACCACGGATTCCAAAAAATCGGCCAAGATCAATAAGGTATTGTTATACTCGGACGGAAAGAGTGTGGAGATCGGCAGCCCCTATATAAAAGGCGCACATATCGCTTGCGATATCATAGGCGAGGAGAAGGCAAAAAAAGTAATCGCCTATAAATACAGGAGGCGCAAAAGTTCGAAATTTAAGAAGGGGCACCGCAGGAAACTCTTGGTTCTTAAAGTAAAAGATATCAGCATAAAGGGAGATTAGTATGGCACATAAAAAAGGATTAGGAAGTTCGCGCAACGGCCGCGACAGCAATGCCCAGCGTCTGGGCGTAAAGCTTTTTCATGGTCAATTGGTGACGGCCGGCAGCATAATTATCAGGCAGCGCGGTACAAAATTTAAGCCCGGCATGAATGTCGGCATAGGTTCTGACGATACCATTTTTGCCCTTAAGTCAGGTATGGTGGACTTTAGGAAGAACCGCGTCATTAATATAATCGTAAAATAATGTTTATTGACGAGGCCTGGATATACGTAAAGGCGGGCGCGGGCGGAGACGGCTGCCGGAGCTTTGAAAATATGCGCGGCAAGCGCTACGGCCGGCCGACCGGCGGTAACGGCGGAGAAGGCGGTAATATAGTCCTGGTAGCCGATAATAATAGAAATACCCTTGTCGAGTTTAAGTATAACAAACATTTCAAGGCCTCCTCCGGTAAGCACGGCGGTTCAAACAATAAGACGGGCGAGGACGGCGGAGATCAGATTCTGCGTGTCCCTCCCGGTACTGTAATAAGAGACAAAGGAACAACTTTAGTTTTACGCGATCTTAAAGAGGCTGGCGAAAAAGTAATAATAGCAAAAGGTGGTGCCGGCGGCAAAGGTAACAGCGTAAGACGAGATGCCACCCCCGGCGAAACAGGCGAAGAGAAGGAGCTCTATTTGGAGCTTAAGCTCGTCGCCGATATCGGAATCATAGGTTATCCCAATGCCGGAAAATCGACCCTTTTATCCAAAATAACCCACGCCAGGCCCAGAATAGCAAATTTTCCGTTTACTACAAAAAGTCCGATATTGGGCGTTGCCCGTGTGGGCGAATTTAGTTTTGTCATCGCAGATCTTCCGGGACTCATAGAAGGCGCTCATGCGGGCAGGGGCCTCGGTGACAGATTTCTCCGCCATATAGAGCGGACAAGAATACTTTTGCACCTTATCGACATGGCATCGATTGACGGCAGAGATCCCAATGACGATTTCGTCAAACTGAATAACGAGCTCACCCAGCATAGTGAGTACCTGAAGAAAAAGAATCAGATAGTAGTTGCCAATAAGATGGATATGGATGAGGCAAAAAAAAATCTCAAGCACTTTAAAGCTGCCCGCGGCAAAAAGATATATCAGATATCGGCGCTTACAGGGGAAGGCCTCGAGGATCTACTGAAGACAGCTGCAAAGGAACTGCGAAAATTACCAAGGATGGCGGAAATAAGTGGGTACTAAAATGGAAAACAACAAAAAGAAAGATCATATTTGTGTCGTAAAGATAGGGAGCTCTGTTTTGGCAAAAGATTCGGGCGGTATTGATGAAGACCGCATCAAGGATATAGCCGAACAGGTAGGAGCCGTACGCAAAAAAGGCCTTGCCGTAATATTAGTATCTTCGGGGGCTATAGCCGCTGGTATAAAGATCCTTAAGCTCGGCGCGCGCCCCGAGTCATTGCCGGATGTGCAGGCGTGCGCCGCAATAGGCCAGGCGGAAATGATGAAAAAATATGACGAGGCTTTTAGGCGAGTCGACCTTCTCGTTGCGCAGGTACTGCTTACGCAGGACGACATAAACGATAGAGAGCGCTATCTCAACGCCAGAAATACGCTGTTCGCATTATTGGCGCAGGATATTGTTATCCCTATAATAAACGAAAATGACACTGTATCGACGGAAGAGATAAAATTCGGCGATAATGACCGCCTTTCAAGCCTTGTAGCGAGCCTTATCGGAGCCGATAAACTTATAATAATGTCCGACGTAGACGGCCTTTACAAAATAGACCGGAAGGATAAGACGAAAAAGAGCGTCATGCGCAGAGTCGATGCCATAACCGATGAGATAGAGAGCCTTGTAATCGATGAGGCAAGCAAGTTTGGAGTCGGAGGTATGGCCAGCAAATTACAGGCGGCAAAAATAGTCACAAATGCCGGCATAGAATGCGTTATCTTAAACGGAAAAAAGAAAAACATACTTCTGGATTATTTTTCCGGAGAGGAAGTAGGGACAGTCTTCGTATCTAAACAGCCGAGGATAGGGGCGAGGAAGCGCTGGATAGCCTATTCACTGAAACCCGCCGGCACGGTAAAAGTGGATAATGGCGCAAAAGAAGTGCTTATAAAGAAAAATAGAAGCCTTCTTGCCTCGGGAATTATCGGGACGAGCGGAAAATTCGGCGCCGGTGACGCGGTAGGCATAACGGATGAGCATAATACGGAATTTGCCCGCGGCATCGCCAACTACTCTTCGTCGGATATTAATAAGATAATGGGGACGAACACCAAGGACATAGAGAAGATCCTGGGTTATAAATATAAGGACGAGGTTATCCATAGAGATGACCTGGTTATCTTGGAGAAAGTCTAAATTCATGGAACTGAAAAAAGAGATCTTAAAGATGGCGAGGACCGCGAAAGAAGCCGCGCTTATACTGGGCGACGCTTCTTCCGAGGAGAAAAATCGCGCGATACGGCTTATGGCGAAGAAGATAAAACTCAGCGCCTCTTATATATTGCGCGAGAATAAAAAAGACGTAAAGGCCGCCGAAAAGAAAAAGATGAAACCGGCCCTCATAGACCGGCTTGCGCTTAACGCCAAACGGATACAGGCCATGGTCTCATCTTTAGAAGAGGTAGCCAGGCTGGATGATGTAGTCGGCCAGATAATACAGGCGAGAAGAAGGCCCAACGGCCTCTTGATCGCCAAAGTACGTGTTCCCATAGGAGTAATAGGCATAATATATGAAGCGCGGCCCAATGTTACGGCGGACTGCGTCGGCTTATGCATAAAATCCGGCAATAGCGTCATATTAAAGGGCGGAAGCGAGGCGCTTAATTCTAATGCCGCCATATTTAAATGCCTTAGGGATGCGCTCTCGGGTACATCCATACCGAAAGAGGCGGTTCAGCTTATCATTTCAAAAGATAGAAATGCCGTGAAAGAACTTTTGAAGCTAAATAATTACATAGACCTTATTATGCCAAGAGGCGGAGAAGGCCTTATAAAAGAAGTTACGGAAAATTCCAGGATTCCCGTTATAAAGCACTATAAAGGCGTATGCCATGTATATGTAGATGAAGACGCGGACCTCAATATGGCGCACAAGATAGCGATGAACGCCAAGGTCCAGAGGCCCGGAGTCTGCAATGCGATGGAAACGCTTTTGGTCCACGCGGATGTTGTCGCGCGTTTTCTGCCGGGCATAAACCGCGATTTAAGGATTGCCGGGGTGGAGATCAGAGGTTGCAAAAAGACACAGGCCATATTAAAGGGTGTAAAGGCCGCCACAGAAGACGATTGGTATGAAGAGTACCTCGATCTTATATTGGCCGTGAAAGTTGTGGAGGGCCTTGATGAAGCGATAAGGCACATCAATAAATACGGCTCAGGCCATTCGGAGGCGATCGTTACCGATGACTACCGAAATGCCACAGAGTTTTTGGCGCGCGTAAACTCGGCCTGCGTTTATGTCAATGCCTCTACCAGATTTACCGACGGTTATGAGTTTGGCATGGGCGCGGAAATAGGAATAAGCACGGACAAGCTGCATGCGCGCGGCCCGATGGGGCTGGAAGAGCTTACCACCTACAAATATATAATATTAGGAAACGGCCAAGTCAGAGCATAGCGCGCTTTCCTCCAATATATGAAGAAAAAAATACGCATAGGCATTCTGGGAGGGACGTTTGACCCGCCTCATCTGGGGCATATTGCATTGGCGAGGGAAGCAGCCCGCCAGCTTGAGCTGGACAAGGTCATATTTATACCCGCGCTTTTACCTCCCCATAAAACGGTAAAAGATAACAATCCCAGCCTTCGATATAAAATGGCCGCATTAGCGTGCCGGAACAATCCTTTATTTGAGGTCTCGACCATAGAATTAGACAGAAACGGCATCTCATATTCCGTCGATACATTGCGCGAGCTTAAAAAGATATACGGCGCGTCCACCCGGTTTTTCTTTCTAACGGGCTCTGATTCACTAAAAGAGCTAAAAACCTGGAAAGAGAGCAAAAAGTTACTGAAGCTTACACATTTTGTGGTGGCAAAGAGGCCGGGTTTTCCTATGCGCGGAACAAAGTGCGGTATGATAGTGCTAAATGCGCCGCTTTTAGATATATCTTCTTCCGCAATAAGAAAGCGCGTGAAGAACTCTCTTCCCATAAAGCAATTAGTTCCGGAAGCGGTCAGAAAATTTATTAAAGATAAAGGATTGTACAAATAGGCTTGACGATTATATTTTTTTGTGATAACCTGATTTAAATTTAATCTGCCCCGCCATAGCGGGGTCATTTAAGGAGGAAAGAATGGCTGATAAGGGATATTGCGTAAAGTGCAAGTCAAAAAAAGAGATGAAGGAAACAAAGAAGATCAAAATGAAGAACGGAAGACCGGCCATGAAGGGCCGCTGCACAGATTGCGGTACGGGCATGTACGTAATAATGAAGGTCGAATAATTTAGGCATTGAAGAATATTTCAACCAATAAGAAGATCACAGTTACGCGAAACGCGGCTTTGGCTAAGAAGGCCAAAGATGTCGTGTTGCTGGATCTCAGGAAGTTGCCTGCTATCTCAGATTATTTTATATTGGCCAGCGGTGAGTCCACTACGCAGATAGAGGCTATAGCTGATAATATAGAGAAAGAGCTCTTCCTTAATCATTGCAGGATATGGCACAGAGAAGGCTCGGGCGATGCGCGCTGGATCTTGCTTGATTACGGCGATGTAGTGGTTCATGTCTTTCACAGCCAGACAAGAGACTTTTACAAGTTGGATAAACTCTGGCACGATTCGCCGCGCAGGAACCTTCACCCGCAATGATCTCAGCCAAGTTCGAAAAGAATCTTAAAGACTTAATTACCGCATGCATAAGGGATATGGAGCGCGAAGGGCTGGTTAAGCTCAGCCTTCCGAACAGCGCGCATATTCCAGATATCGAACTTGAAGGCCCGCGCGACAAGAGCCATGGAGACCTGTCCACAAACGTCGCATTGCAGCTGGCAAAGTACGCAAAGAAAAACCCCGCTGATTACGCCGCGCTTCTTTCCGAAAGAATAAACACATCCCTTAAAAAATCCGATTTGAAAGACACCATAGAGAAGGTGGAGTCAAAACCGCCTGGTTTTATAAATTTTTGGTTTTCCGAAAGTCATCTTTTAGAGACATTAGAATACATATCCCTAAAAAAGACGAGATACGGCAGTATCGACCTTGGCCGCGGGATGAGGGTAGATATCGAGTTCGTAAGCGCCAACCCGACAGGGCCCCTCACTATTGCGCACGGACGGCAGGCGGCATTCGGCGATAGCTTGGCCAATATACTGGCATTCGCCGGCTACAGGATGACCCGCGAATATTACGTAAATGACGAAGGCAACCAGATGAATATGTTGGCCCAATCCATCCGCGCCCGCTATCTGGAATCATACGCCATTACGGCAGAATTCCCCGCCGAAGGATATCAGGGCTCTTACATAAAGGATATAGCCGCGGCGATTAAAGAAAAATACGGCACTCGCTTCATCAAAAAAGAATCTTTGGAATTTTTTAAGGATTTTGGTTGTAAATGGCTTTTGGCTGACATAAAAGATGACCTTGGAAAATTTAACGTAAAGTTTGACGTGTGGTATAGCCAAAAGAAACTGGGCCAGTCCAACAGGATAAAGAACGCGATAAATTTTTTGTCCAAAAAATGCCTTATCTACGAAAAAGGCGGCGCGCTCTGGTTCAAATCGACAGACTTGGGTGACGATAAGGACAGAGTGATCATAAAAAGTACCGGAGAGTACACCTACCTTGCGCCTGATATAGCCTACCATGTGCATAAATTTAAGAGGGGCTTCGAGCGCCTTATTGATATTTGGGGGCCCGACCACCATGGATATATCCCCAGGATGAAGGCGGCTGTCAGGGCTATGGGTCGGAAAGACGAGTGCTTCTATCCGCTTATTATCCAGTTAAGTACTTTATATAGAAACGGAAAAGCTGTACAGATGTCCACAAGATCCGGCGAATTTATGACATTGCGCGAATTGAGGGAAGAGGCAGGATTTGACGCGACGCGCTTCTTTTTCCTTAGAAGAAAAAGGGATTCACATCTTGACTTCGACATGGAATTGGCAAAAAAACATTCCATGGATAACCCCGTATACTATATACAATATGCCCACGCGAGGATCTCGAGCCTTCTTGAGTATAAAAAGACTCTGAGATCCGCGGCCAAAGGACCTATCGACAAAGAATACCTTAAGGGCAAGGATGAGCTGGATGTCATAAAGACGCTCGGATATTTTCCGCTGATTATAGAAACATGTTCCAAGACGCTTGAGGTATTTCCACTTCTGGCGTATCTTGAAGAAGTCGCCTCTTCATTCCACAGCTATTATAATAAGCATCGGATAGTTACTGACGATCGGCGCGAAACAAGGGCGAAACTCTTTTTGTGCCTTGCTATCCAGACTGTCATTGCCAACGGGCTCAAGCTTTTAGGCGT of the Candidatus Omnitrophota bacterium genome contains:
- a CDS encoding arginine--tRNA ligase, which produces MISAKFEKNLKDLITACIRDMEREGLVKLSLPNSAHIPDIELEGPRDKSHGDLSTNVALQLAKYAKKNPADYAALLSERINTSLKKSDLKDTIEKVESKPPGFINFWFSESHLLETLEYISLKKTRYGSIDLGRGMRVDIEFVSANPTGPLTIAHGRQAAFGDSLANILAFAGYRMTREYYVNDEGNQMNMLAQSIRARYLESYAITAEFPAEGYQGSYIKDIAAAIKEKYGTRFIKKESLEFFKDFGCKWLLADIKDDLGKFNVKFDVWYSQKKLGQSNRIKNAINFLSKKCLIYEKGGALWFKSTDLGDDKDRVIIKSTGEYTYLAPDIAYHVHKFKRGFERLIDIWGPDHHGYIPRMKAAVRAMGRKDECFYPLIIQLSTLYRNGKAVQMSTRSGEFMTLRELREEAGFDATRFFFLRRKRDSHLDFDMELAKKHSMDNPVYYIQYAHARISSLLEYKKTLRSAAKGPIDKEYLKGKDELDVIKTLGYFPLIIETCSKTLEVFPLLAYLEEVASSFHSYYNKHRIVTDDRRETRAKLFLCLAIQTVIANGLKLLGVTSPKSM